One region of Desulfitibacter sp. BRH_c19 genomic DNA includes:
- a CDS encoding 4Fe-4S ferredoxin, with translation MDINRRKFIKFGGACALGLGVMPLVNVVASNNPKFLPSSKALAGNKWGMAIDMSKCDYCNDCIDACHLAHNVPSIGNTKEEVKWLWTEPHENALPYQSHDYVDESTKNRDVLVLCNHCENPSCVRVCPTQATFKRKDGVVMMDYHRCIGCRYCMAACPYGARSFNFSDPRPHIEEVNKEFPTRTKGVVEKCNLCDERLSVGLPPACVEACPNGVFTFGDLDDPNSDVRKLLASSYNIQRKISYGTKPKIYYIV, from the coding sequence ATGGATATAAATAGAAGAAAATTTATCAAGTTTGGTGGAGCCTGTGCCCTTGGGTTAGGAGTAATGCCTCTTGTCAATGTTGTCGCCAGCAACAATCCAAAATTTCTCCCAAGCTCTAAAGCATTAGCTGGTAACAAGTGGGGCATGGCGATAGATATGAGTAAATGTGATTACTGCAATGATTGTATTGATGCATGTCATCTGGCCCACAATGTTCCTAGCATAGGCAATACAAAAGAAGAAGTAAAATGGCTCTGGACTGAACCACATGAAAATGCTCTCCCTTACCAAAGCCATGATTATGTGGATGAATCTACAAAGAATAGAGATGTTTTAGTACTGTGCAACCATTGTGAAAACCCCTCCTGTGTAAGGGTTTGCCCTACTCAAGCTACCTTTAAAAGAAAAGACGGAGTAGTGATGATGGATTATCATAGGTGTATAGGGTGCCGCTATTGTATGGCTGCTTGCCCCTATGGAGCAAGAAGTTTTAACTTTAGCGATCCTAGACCCCATATTGAAGAAGTGAATAAGGAATTTCCAACCAGAACCAAGGGTGTTGTTGAAAAGTGCAACTTATGTGACGAAAGGTTATCAGTAGGTTTGCCACCAGCTTGTGTGGAGGCTTGTCCAAATGGAGTATTTACCTTTGGGGATTTGGATGACCCAAATTCCGATGTTCGTAAGCTGTTAGCATCCAGTTATAATATCCAGCGAAAAATTTCTTATGGTACAAAGCCTAAGATTTACTATATAGTGTAG
- a CDS encoding menaquinol oxidoreductase: MAKTPKRDQLLSIDYNPPKTGWMDTPVDFKPGTWCYPGKAESLEIIDFPNPRKWSPEDEDWKLPENWKQIIFDGLRERLERFRSLKLFMDICVRCGACADKCHFFIGSGDPKNMPVLRAELLRSVYRKEYTTAGKIMGKMVGARDLTEDVIKEWFYYFFQCTECRRCSVYCPYGIDTAEITMIGRELLNLIGCNTDWVITPVANCYMKGNHLGIQPHGLVDSMDFLVENIEDLTEIKIDPSWNRKGAEILYVPPSGDLFADPGTFGIMGQLMVMHEIGLDYTLSTYASEGGNFGSFASMEMAKRLNAKIYAEAKRLGVKWILGGECGHMWRVVHQYMDTMNGPADFLEVPVSPITGTKFENTKSTKLVHITEFTSDLLYHNKLKLDPSRNDELKVTYHDSCNPSRAMGLLEEPRYILKHVCNNFYEMPDDTIREHTFCCGGGAGLGSDENMEMRMRGGFPRANAVNYVHEKHGVNMLSCVCAIDRATLPPLMRYWNPQVDVCSVHELVGNALVMEGEKKRTENLRFEPLGTEEDDDE, from the coding sequence ATGGCAAAAACTCCAAAGCGAGATCAACTGCTCAGCATAGATTATAATCCCCCTAAAACAGGGTGGATGGATACACCAGTTGATTTTAAACCTGGGACTTGGTGTTATCCAGGTAAAGCAGAGAGCCTAGAAATTATTGATTTTCCTAACCCCAGGAAGTGGTCTCCAGAAGATGAAGATTGGAAACTCCCTGAGAACTGGAAACAAATAATTTTTGATGGTCTTAGAGAAAGACTTGAAAGATTTCGCTCCTTAAAATTATTTATGGATATCTGTGTAAGGTGTGGTGCTTGTGCAGATAAATGTCACTTTTTTATAGGATCCGGTGATCCCAAAAACATGCCAGTTTTAAGAGCTGAACTATTAAGATCTGTATATAGAAAAGAGTATACTACTGCCGGCAAAATCATGGGTAAAATGGTTGGGGCAAGAGATTTAACTGAGGATGTAATAAAGGAATGGTTTTATTATTTCTTCCAATGTACAGAGTGCAGGCGCTGTTCAGTATACTGCCCATATGGCATTGATACTGCTGAGATAACCATGATAGGTAGAGAACTACTTAATCTAATTGGCTGCAATACAGATTGGGTAATCACACCTGTAGCTAACTGTTATATGAAGGGTAATCACTTGGGAATACAGCCACATGGTTTGGTAGATTCAATGGACTTTTTAGTAGAAAACATTGAAGACCTTACAGAAATAAAAATTGATCCTTCTTGGAATAGAAAAGGTGCGGAAATTTTATATGTTCCTCCATCAGGAGACCTTTTTGCTGATCCAGGTACATTTGGAATTATGGGTCAGCTAATGGTAATGCATGAAATTGGACTGGACTATACTTTGAGTACTTACGCTTCAGAAGGAGGAAACTTTGGTTCATTTGCTTCTATGGAAATGGCAAAAAGATTAAATGCTAAAATATATGCCGAGGCCAAAAGACTAGGTGTCAAATGGATACTTGGTGGGGAATGTGGTCATATGTGGAGGGTGGTCCATCAGTACATGGATACCATGAATGGACCTGCTGATTTTCTAGAAGTCCCTGTTTCACCTATAACTGGAACAAAATTTGAAAATACGAAATCCACAAAGTTGGTTCATATTACAGAATTTACTTCTGACCTTCTGTATCATAACAAACTCAAGCTAGATCCTAGCAGAAATGACGAGTTGAAGGTTACCTATCACGATTCATGTAACCCATCTAGGGCTATGGGACTCCTTGAGGAACCTAGGTATATTCTCAAGCACGTTTGTAATAACTTCTATGAAATGCCTGATGACACAATTAGAGAACACACCTTCTGTTGCGGTGGGGGTGCAGGTCTTGGTTCAGATGAGAACATGGAAATGAGGATGCGTGGAGGCTTCCCAAGAGCCAATGCAGTAAACTATGTTCACGAAAAACATGGCGTGAATATGCTTTCATGTGTTTGTGCCATTGATAGGGCAACTCTGCCACCGTTAATGAGATATTGGAACCCACAGGTGGATGTATGTAGTGTTCACGAGCTAGTTGGTAATGCCCTTGTTATGGAGGGTGAAAAGAAAAGAACTGAGAATTTACGTTTTGAACCTCTAGGAACGGAGGAGGATGACGATGAATAA